The following proteins are encoded in a genomic region of Oryzias latipes chromosome 17, ASM223467v1:
- the LOC101158137 gene encoding kidney mitochondrial carrier protein 1, translating to MSNVNWKPFVFGGLASVTAECGTFPIDLTKTRLQVQGQVGDRRYREIRYRGMLHAIMRIGKEEGPRALYSGIAPAMLRQASYGTIKIGTYQSFKRLLVDRPEDETLLTNVACGILSGVISSSIANPTDVLKIRMQAQGNVIQGSMMGNFINIYQQEGTRGLWKGVSLTAQRAAIVVGVELPVYDITKKHLILSGYMGDTVYTHFLSSFVCGLAGALASNPVDVVRTRMMNQRGGALYQGTLDCLLQTWRSEGFMALYKGFFPNWLRLGPWNIIFFLTYEQLKKIDV from the exons ATGTCTAACGTAAACTGGAAACCTTTTGTTTTCGGCGGGCTGGCCTCTGTGACGGCGGAATGCG GTACGTTTCCAATCGACTTAACCAAGACGCGTCTCCAGGTTCAAGGCCAGGTGGGCGACAGAAGGTACCGAGAGATCCGCTACAGAGGCATGCTCCATGCCATCATGAGGATCGGAAAGGAGGAGGGGCCCCGGGCTCTTTATTCAGG AATTGCTCCTGCCATGCTTCGCCAGGCCTCCTATGGTACCATCAAAATCGGCACATACCAGAGCTTCAAGAGGCTTCTGGTTGACCGGCCGGAGG ATGAGACCCTGCTGACCAACGTGGCGTGTGGCATTCTCTCCGGAGTCATCTCCTCCTCCATCGCCAACCCCACTGATGTGCTGAAG ATTCGAATGCAAGCTCAGGGAAATGTCATCCAAGGCAGCATGATGGGCAACTTCATCAACATCTACCAGCAGGAGGGAACCAGAGGCCTTTGGAAA GGCGTTTCTCTGACGGCGCAGAGGGCTGCCATTGTGGTCGGCGTTGAACTTCCAGTCTATGACATCACCAAGAAACACCTGATCCTTTCGGGCTACATGGGGGACACTGTGTACACACACTTCTT GTCGAGCTTCGTGTGCGGCCTAGCTGGCGCTTTGGCCTCAAATCCAGTAGACGTGGTGCGGACGCGCATGATGAATCAGCGAGGAGGAGCCCTCTACCAGGGGACGCTGGACTGCTTGCTGCAG ACGTGGCGCTCTGAGGGGTTCATGGCTCTCTATAAAGGCTTCTTCCCCAACTGGCTGCGTCTGGGACCGTGGAACATCATC TTCTTCCTCACTTACGAGCAGCTGAAGAAGATCGATGtgtga